The Rhinolophus sinicus isolate RSC01 linkage group LG17, ASM3656204v1, whole genome shotgun sequence DNA segment cgggtgtgagaccagcccattctgcatctctgaccttcctaccaatctggaggtggcttcttctgcacgtccttagttgaaaggcttcagttcagcttgattttaggtgattctcaataatggttgttttgtagattagttgtaattttttttttcttatgggaccactgtcatatGTGGTCTGTTGTtaaccaaaatgtcattatgcgGCCCACGACTGCACCTAGgggtggaattgttggatcaatTTATAGGATTAAAATAGTTGAGCTGTATAGAAAACAGCCAAAGTGATCGTACCATCACATTCCACCAACAGGGTATGAGAATTTCTGttgctccacaccctcaccaacatttgtGGTTTCAGCCTTTTTCATCTTAACCATTTTGGTGGGCGTGtcatggtatttcattgtggttttaatttgtgtttccctgatgacaaGTAATGTTCagtgttgttttgtgtgtgtgtgagtgtattggccatttgtatatcttttataATGTATCTCTTCCCACTATTTTATTACTGAGTTGAAGGAGTCTtgtgtattctggatataaaATCTTTGCCAGCTGTAtgttttgcaaatagtttctaAAACACTGTGGctaacattttctttaacttaatGATGTTTCTTGAAGATCAAGAAGCACATTCAGTTTTGATCaaatctaatttatcaattttctatttcatggTTATTGTTTTCTGTGTCCTAAGAAAACTTTGCCTACTCCCAGGTCAAGAAAATGACATGGGAGAGCTCCCTCACTATAAAAGTTTTAAGCCTCCCTctctatagaaattttaagtctccttttgcctagtttcttagctccttagtcCCTGGTTTTAATCACTCTTTTAATCAGTTTCTGAGTCCTAAACTAAAGACTGCTCCTAGCctaaatcacagaatgtctctcaccctTGCCgaataactacttaaaagcctgtgagaTATAATCATTGTAGCCTAACATTCTCCCAAGCCATTCCAGACCTAACTCTTGGATAAACAAACGCCATCCCAGAAACCAAATGGGTCTTAATACTCCTCCAGGCCAGTCCATACCTAACCCCTGGGTAAAGTTAACGTAATTAGGCTTCAAGTCCTACTCCTGGAGCCAGcgtttttaatttattaactaacGTCTGTCTGTCCTCATCTAGGGGCCTTCAGGATACGCATGATGTCCCAGCAAGGCTTCCAGTGCACCCCAACCAAGGCAGATATGAGACTCctctttttatttaacattagaTAGGGCGAGAGTTTCATGAATCCCTATtgggtagggacagctctacccccttctcagcttgaagcagatacagaagaggaGACCTCCCGTTCCTCAACTTCCCacagagatttatggggatcacatctctcaggagaaataagtcaggcagttagagacaggtaACGGGGTCTCTGCATTCTTGCACGTCCAACACAATCTATGGGGAGCACCTCCTGGAGGCCTCTCAAATTCTTCCCTTATCTGCCCTAACCATTAGCCACTGTGAGGAGACTGAAAAACCATAAATTAGACTGGTCCTGCACATTGGAGGGCTACAAcctagttgtaattttgatgtggttgtgagagaaagTAAACACAGCACTTACCTACTgctgcgccatcttggttgtgtcttagtgagaatttttttttttaagattttattggggaaggggaacaggactttattagggaacagtctgtacttccagaacttttttcaagtcaagttgttgtccttccaatcttagttgcaggaggcggagcccgccatcccttgctggagttgaggaatcgaaccagcaaccttgtgattgagagcccactggcccatgtgggaattgacctggcagcctttggtgttaggagcacggagctccaaccgcctgagccacccggccggccctcttagtgagaatttttaaagtcctttttcCTCAAGGGCCTTTGCTTCCCTCTTCCAGGAAATTGTTGTAGTGGTTTGTACATCTTCAATGTCTACACTGGGAGTGGTGCTCCCTTGGTGCTCTTGTGTCATGCACAGCGTCCCACCATCACTAAACTGCTGTTGAGAACATCTTCTTTAAGAAGGTGGGGTAGGGAGTACAGGAAGAGGGGTGGAGACCAAAGCTCTTTCATCATTGGTGGCCTTTCCTGGGACGGGGGATGACCGGCAGTAAATGAACATACAGCAGGCCATGCTCTCCCCACCCATCTTTGTCTGAGACCATCAGACCTGCTGACACAGCTCACCCTGTAGGTGATATTCCAGACTCACTAGGGTTATGTGCTCTGTTGGAGTATTCTGACAACACAGTTGCTAAGGCCATCCAAGGCTGTCCTTTATCCTGGTAACTAGGACTCACATGAGTGCCCATGTGTCTCATGTCCCACCTTCCATTACACCCTAGTCCCAACTATCTCAGTACTGCTGGCAAAATATCTCCTTTTGACTTTTCTTCTGGTTCTTATTCTGTCCTGGTGTTGATTAGTCCTTTGCCTATCAGAGGTGAGTCCCATCTTCCTCTCATATTTTGGAGAACTCTCCACTTCCTGACTCCCTTGTTCATAGCCTACTGTATAGTGAGGCCTCTGGCAGCACGGTAGGTGTCAGAAAGCTCCTTTCATGTTCAGGGGTCTTGGAgcccttctctcccatcccccaacccctcttTCATCTAGTAGATGCCACGTTAACCAATGATCTCGGGTGGTAGAATACAGCTCTATGAGATCCAACAGCAGATGGTCTGATTAGGGATGAAGGAAGTCAGGGCAGAATACTTACAAATAACCATGCTCAGTGGTGAGCTCTTTAGGGCAGGGATGGTGTGATGGTCCCTTCAGAAATCCTCACAGTTGCATAGGGCTTAGCACTCAACAGCACActacaaatgtttgttgaatgaataaataaaatacagaatgtgTGTATTCGGGCTAAAGAAATACAGACCACACAACTGATCTGAGTGAATGAGAGTAATGAAGAAGACTTCTTGCAGGatggaaattattttagaaactgaaaGGTAGAGAGGAGTCTAGTGTAGCGGTTCCAGCACGTAGCTCCATTGATGATACTGACCTTAGGCTGGTTACTTAAACTTTCTATGCCTCAAGACTCATcatatccaaaacaaaacaatgatagTGCCACCAGATGAGGGTAGGGTGGTCTAGGAGGCCTCAGTGAGTTAATGGGTCAGTGGGGCCtggaactcaataaatggtagttagcAATGTCACCTGACACCACATCTTCACATTTCTGGACATTAGGGACACTTGAGGATGATAAGGCctgaatattaaataagaataGACAATCAAGGAAAACCAGGCATATAAGGAAAAACAGCAAcacaaaattaacagtaattatcagtattataatcattataacatttattaagtgcttcctATATGCCAAGAGATGTGTTAATTATTTTGCATGGATTAAGCCACTTAATCTTTATAGCTTTATTTCACAGAGAGGAAACAAAGGCAGAGGGAGCTATGCCTTttcactttttagaaaaaaacaacatgaaagaaatgtttggaaaaagaaaaaacgaaagCATGATTGTCCCTCATactgaacattttcattttcctaaattattttctggTTATTGTTCAGAGCcgacttgattttttaaaataactttattcttCATATAAAAAAGACACATGTTCATAAAAAAAAGTTCCAAGcaataaaagtacaaaaagagCAAAATAGGGAAATGATATTTAAGCACAGAATGCTGGTTGCATCACTGGTGTGTTTAGTGTTCATGTGTGAGTCATTGAGGTGCAATATTACTCCACAGAACTTGGAGGTTTTTGCTAATAtcaaataaagacaaacaaagtTTGTGTTATGAAGTACTGACTACCTGATGTACTAAGCTCCTTATCAGTCCTCAGCTTATATGATTTTTTCTAGAATGAAAAATAAGGTCCTTTGTATAAGACATTAGAAACTGTACCATGAGGCCTCTTTTTGATAATTTGATATTATCTTCTTCATAAATTAATTcttgatattttcttcctttccattagAGACCCAAGGCTTCCAGAACTAAACCAAAAGCCCCAGATATCTACTGTGTGGATTATAAGTGTTCTAAGAAGACAAGGTAATATTTAGCACATGAAGAGATATTACTGACTATGTAACTCCTGGAAAAAAATTTCTTATTCTGATTTTTGTGAACGGTTTGAGTCTAAAAGAGAATCTGTAAAGAAAGAAGATTTGTAATGACTCATAATTTCAAAGCTGAAAGGGATTTACATAATCTCTAGTTTATCACTTATGTGTAAAGATAAAAACAAGCCAGAGAGATTGAGGGGGATGCCAAAAGTCACCATGAACTGAGACCAGAACCCAAGATCCCTGATCTGTAGTCATTTGGAGACATATTCCTATTTGTGTCTTGGaaaatggaggggggaaaaaaagaaggtagTGGAAATAAATGCTCAAAACAGGCCATTTTATTAGTGAGAAAGTAAAGCTTTTTGGAAAGTTCCCTAACTTCTGAATAAACTTTTTTCAGAATTAGCTTTTCTCAGCCAATTTTCAGGATTAGACTAATGGGAACATAAGACTCTCTCTAAAAGAAGATCCTTCGGAAAGTCTCCTCTTGCCCTTTTAAATGCAAAGTAAGCAGATTTCAAAAGCCCTTCCCTTCTCCAACCTGAAATGTGGAGTTTATAcctgtgaagaaagaaagaagagggctTGTATACTGATGCCCCATCCACTCTTACGAATCCTCAGTGAGACCAAGGGACCTGCAAGGCCCTGAGTCAGGCCTTGTGCCAGCATTCAAAGACGTCGCACAAGTGGGTAATAAGAAAATGCTTGGTGGGATTTTCTCAAGCTCACATCCTCCTGATACCCTGTTGAAATTAGCATAGGTTTTCAGTAATAGAGGGATGCTCCCTAAAGCCCCACTGGTGTTGCTTCCTTGCACCCCAAGGCCCACACACTTTCAGGGTGTGCTCAGCGCCTAGATGTATACAATCCTAAGAGCCACTAATGTTTTCACAGGTCTGCCTCAAGAGCACCAAACACCAGATTCAAAACAGGTAGCAATACCGAAGATAAAGACTGCTGCGCAGTAAACAGGAGTGTTGGGAGTGAGAACCCAGAAAGGTTTCCAGTGGCCTTGAAGCTGGCTGTGTTCGGCATCTTTATCATTGTGGTGTTTGTCTACATAACTGTGGAAAAGAAGTCGCTCTTTAGCTAAGTGCTTTAGGAGCAGAGCAATGATTGCTCCAAGCCCTCCTGCTTTAAGAAAGAAGGACTCCCTGAAGGCGGAGGGCCAGCCCCGTGCCCAGGGAGTCTTCCCGTGCAGTGAGGGTCTGTCGCCAGGCTCAGCCAGGTGGGAGGAATGACGGGGAGAACCAGGCACTTGTGTCAGAGAGCTGGATCGTAGGGAATTCTCCGAGTCCTGCTGGTCATCATTAAAGGTGTTTCCACGTTAGAGCGCACTTCTAATAAGGAAACTgcgtgtttttctttttaacaatagTGACAAACCATTGATCACATTTTATTCACGCTTCAAATTGTATAGTCAACTATGGGAAAGGCCACAACAggtaataaacaaacaaagagtGTGTCTGATTCAGCAAACTCAAGGATATATCCATCatcagcaacaaaagaaaaccatttaGAACATGATAGCATTTGCAGCACTGAAACTTAGCaaggtttgaaaaaaataaggcCTGATGAGGGAATGTAATGACCATGGCCTTTGGAAGCAGACAAACCTGGGTAGGTACCTGACTCCTCTGTATAtcggctctgtgaccttgggtgagacAGTTCTCTTCTCCTAGCTTCAGTTTCAACTTCTAAAAGTAGTGATAAAATAGATCTGTTAGGGTCATgaagaatttgaagaaataatgcatgCAAAGTACTTAGTACTTACTATCAGTCAGGTATACTGACTGATAGTAAGCCCCCaagaaatgctcaataaatgtttaagcaATCTTACACTTTGGCAcataattctacttctgggaggAGCTAATTTTAGATACAGAGAAGTTGTAAGTACTAAGAGGTTGACTGCAGCAATTTTTATGGTAGCCAAatgtggaaacaacacaaatatccaACAGTTGGGGAATAGTTTAGTAAATTGAAGTATAGCCTTTGATTctgcaataattaaaaatattaagtttatcataaaagaaaatgcttatttaaaaaatttttataacagccttattgaaatataattcacatgttatacaattcacctatttaaagtgtacatacAATTCGATGAtttttggtatattcatacaGTTGTACAacaatcaccacaatcaattttagaatattttcatcattcctaCAATGCATTTTTGTAATGATagacaaaaaaagacacaaatttgTTAGGACTGTTATCACAACTGTACAAAAAACACTGGAAGAAAACATGTCAAAATGTTACCAGTACTTCAGTGATGGgactctgattttctttttttaagttcttttctatattttttaatatttctataagTAGTGTGTGTTAATTTGCTAATGagagaaaataagttttaatttttagaaattgcaTACGGTATTACAGTTTGGAGGCAAGGAACATAAAACTCTAGTAAGGCCAGCTTAAACAAAtaggaatttgtttttctctcataaaaagaaatttggagcttaaagtatatattattgttaaaaacaacaaatttaataTGATTCTGATTCAAATGAACCAACTGTGGAAAGAAGTACGATCAAGAAAATTTGAAACTGACTAGAAAATCAGTGATATTAAGAGATGCTTGAACTTACTGAACAGCAGCTATTCTGTGACTATTCTGTTCACCCAGAACAATGAGGAAGGCTGGGAGAGAGCATTTGAGCTTTAGCAGCCTCTGTActagacagagaagagagaagaggatcAGGAATAAGAATAGGAGGACGCAACCCACAGTGATGGGcacatgttctttaaaaatgacacttgtgcaactgtaattgaaaaataaaaataaatattttaaaaatgtttaaaaaggatGCTTCTGTTCTTAATATGATCAagcattataaaaaaataaataaacctctcCTAGAAAGGCTTTTTCACCCTTCGAACTTTTGCCTATTCATTCTTATAAACCAGAATCCTGTAATCAGTTTAAAGAGACGACACAAGACATTTAGCCAAGGTATGGGTCCCCAACCAGCATTTCAGGCCCCACCCTCactggaatctgcattttaacaggatccCAGGACTTCTAACACTTTAaagcttgagaagcactgctgtGGTCCGTCCCCATCAGATGCTTCTGCAGGAGGAGACCTAGCTCAAGCCTAAGCCCAGCTGACCTAAGAGTCAGGCCAGAGGACGAGTGGGATCGGCTCACCAGGAGCCTGTTACGATGGGACTGGTTCCTCCTTCGGGAAAAACTTGTCTCAGGCATACAAATTTGATCCCAGGTACTGTTtcactattcattcatttaactacttagcacctactgtgtactgTCAATAGAATgacaaataaaatcaatataagatacaatccctgctctcaaggagcctACAGTGTGGAGGGGAGATGGAAAAACAACAGACATTACAGTGTTGATGATTGATGGCAAGACAGGGTGTCCTGGGAGCACATAAGAGGACAACTTTCTCAGGCTTTGGGAGTGGACATGGGTagcttcctagaaaaagtggtgTCATAACTGAACCCAGCAGGATGAGTGTAATTCAGAAAAGTGGGTAAGGCTAAAGGAATGGTCTTCAGGTGAGATAATAGTATGTACGAGGCTAGTATGAGAGACAGCAGGCAAGTGTGGGGACCACAGGAAAACAGAAGGAGGTGGTAGCAGATGAGGCTGGAAAAGAAGGCAGGATTCAGATTATGTCATAGACAATTTGGGGGACCGTACTGAGGAGTTTGAACTTTAATCCTGAGGCCAATGCTTGAGAAAAGAAACTCTTCTAACAATCCCTGTCCCCCTGGTTGTCTTCCACTGGCAGTTTCCATGTCAGTCTCCACAGCTTCCCTGGCTTCCCCTGAAAACTAGGGACAGAGACTTCTAAACCAGACTTCAGACTTCAGCAAACCAAAGGAGCTGTTTGCTGAAACCCCTGAGGGACATTGGGAGCACAGGTCAGTTCTTAAAGTGCTGGGCGCTGGCAGCCAAAGCAGTGGGCAGCCCAGCACTGTGGGAACAGCACACTTTTTGACATGCATGTCAAGGGTGTGCCCACGACAAGGACAGCAAATGTGACAATGCTGCAAGAGTCGgggtatggggacagagccccagaaagcagtttccaggctctcagcctcacatagaaaggtgctggctcaggtagtaaatggccatcaactgtgattggatggccatcagctgtggctagttggccgtcagctataaccagtgagccatttgccactaatataactgctgtggctacgctagcagaaaaaaaaatgggggctagcaagaggatggtggcggGGCTAGCAAGCTGCGTagtgagggttgcgaattgtgtgtctcctgcttcctgtttctccagcccagccgccagcaagaatatagtggtatgactcccctacctatgactccgtggttgttcctttttgggcctggccacatcctgcgttcttatatggggagcgggaccagagaccctgcaggccgccccgcacgacacctgtgttcttgtgcagggagtgggagctgagaccccacatgactccccgcacgacacgGGGAAACAGAGGAGACATCAGGAAATGCTACCGGTGGCTGAGACACTTGTATTGGTGAGCAGACATGGGTACTTTCCAGGCACTCCtagggagaggaggagggcacagatggggttgggggggagtGCTGAGGAGGACCGTTAAAACCCCTCtgcaggggcagccggatggctcagttggttagggcacgagctctgaacagcagggttgccagttcaatttccacatgggtcagtgagctgcgccctccacaactagattgaaggacacagacttggagctgatgggccctggagaaacacagtgttacgagggtgtcatgcggggtctcggctcccgctccctgcataagaatgcaggatatggtgaggccaaaaaggaacacccacggagtaatagatgggggagtcagaccactatattctcgctggcggctgagttggagacacaggaagcaggagccacacgatctgcagcCTGCCgtccgtttctctgccaaccaacctcacttgttaactgcaatccgcacttgctggcttagccatggcagttatattagtggctaatggctaaccagtaacagccgacggccatctactacccgagccagcacctttccacatgaggccgagagcctggaaactgctttctgggactctgtacccacacacactgttccccaatattccccaattaaaaaaaaacctctgccTAGAGAACTCTACAATTGTACTGGCTCcattttgtgaatatttgtgATGTGATCCAAGTATTTCGTGACTTTCTCTTTAAGGCTCACCTGCCCCAGGTAATCCAGGGAAAGTGTACATGGGGAGTGGGGCTGGTTGTCGTCCCAGGACCACTGTCCTTCATTGATATGAAACTGTTGCCACCAAGCTGACCTCAGCAGAGGGCTGAGACAGGGAAGGCCCCTTCTCCCATTGTGGCCCTGTCTCTAAATTCTCCATAATACAATAACGCCAGTGGTATGTATAACAGGCTTTTCTGACATTTTAGAAATAACGAGGAAGCTAAAATGTGGGGAGGAAAAACCTGGGCCTGCCTTGGTGCCTTTCCCAACAACAAGTCATctacccacctccaccccacttTATGCTACCTTGATCCAACAGAAGCCATGCCATTGAGCTTTTCTTGACCTTGGGCCAAATCAAATTCCCAGGCACCGTCTCTCCCCAGCTAGTCTCGGTAATAGAAAAGGAATTGGTATAGAGATTTATTTTCCACTTCTAACTACTCATCTGCCTCCCGTGCAAATCTTGGATCTCCTTGGACTGGGGACTGACTGTATCTTAATCATTTCTGGATCTCCTCTCAAAGTGAAGTGTTCACTTCCCCCAGAACGAGCCCACTTCCTTTTCAAGCCATTTCCAATCATTTCCAACCCAAACAGACATTTGAAACCACAAAACCAATACCCCAGATTTTGCCTCCTATTTATTCCTGTGAGAAGTTCCTAAAATGAGCAAACTGCTGCTGAAAGGCGTTCCCAATCAATCTCATTATGCAGTGTTTATCCTTTTAACAGGCTGTCATTCCCAGGGCCCCGGTAGTGCTGGTAGTGCTTGTTTCTGTAAATGTCACTATTTATCTGACCTGCCGCCCAGAAAGGGTGTTCTCCCTCTGATTGCCAACCAGTTAAGTGGAGTGCTGGCTGGAACAGAATCCAGCTAATTGCGTGTCACACAGGGCGGGTGGATTTCACGGGCTTGTGTTCTACATATGGGGCAATGAGGCCTATTCCATCACACATGTACCGTTTAAATCTCTACCCAGCCAACATTCAGGCTGGCAGATGGAAGAAATTCTTAAAGACTCTATTTCTGGTTTTTGACATTCAAAGAAACACTGTGCTAccacttcttaaaaataattggtaAAGTACCAAGTTATTTTCATTGCCACAGTCATAAATAAAGAAGCGCTAGACCACATTATTCATATCTATAGTAGCTGATGATAACTCTTACATACAAGAAAAAGGAGAACTGATGTTTGGAGAGGtgtcttttcttgcttttttcagcTTCTCTCCCCAAACCTCATCCCTATACCCAGTCAAAAAAAGTAACATGAAGGcgctgatctttttttttttttttttaatattgtgttggggatggggaacaggacttcattggggaacagtgttgtaggctctcagcctcacgtggaaaggtgctcacttgagtagtaaatggccatcaactgtcattggatggccatcagctgtggctagttggccgtcagctgtaaccagtgagccattggccactaatataactgctgtggctacactagcaggaaatgggggctagcaagaaaatgggggctagcaagggcgaCTGCAGTTAGCGAATAGGGTTGGTCaattggcagaaaagcggacggcagtTCGCAcattgtgtgaatccagcctccagtgagactatagtgatatgactcccccac contains these protein-coding regions:
- the LEMD1 gene encoding LEM domain-containing protein 1, producing the protein MVDVKCLSNSELQNELHKLGFSPGPILSSTRKVYEKKLKQLLVSPPCTSPVMNGPKTLNRAQDYEDSKELNATIILKGNIILSSEKNKGPKKRPKASRTKPKAPDIYCVDYKCSKKTRSASRAPNTRFKTGSNTEDKDCCAVNRSVGSENPERFPVALKLAVFGIFIIVVFVYITVEKKSLFS